The nucleotide sequence TTCCACTTGATGCAAGTGCCAAACTCTTCTCCTGACAAGCTTCATAGATAGCTCGCGGGATCTCATGTGACGAAGTATATGCCACGCATACCAAAAGATAAGTCTTGGTGTTTTTAGCAGTGGCTTCCATTGCCTTCTCAGCAGCAAGTCGAACCGGCTCATCCAGTCGATTCAGATCACCAATAAACAGCACTCTAACGCCGTATCTGTTTACCATATCCAATTCTTTCAAAAACCCTTGAATCTTTTCATACATTATATCCATAACGTATTGGACTTCATCCGGGCGTCGGTTGAAGTTATCAAGACTGAATGCATACACGGTTACATACTTCACTCCCACCTCGTAGCAGTATTTTAGAACCGACAAAAGGGATAGGAAACCGGCTTTGTGGCCTGCGCCCTCGTCCAGCTTCCACTTCTTGGCAAACCTTCTGTTTCCGTCCATGATGAATGCAATGTGTTGTGGGATTGGACCTGATGACATGAAGGTAAACAGGAGTCTTCTCATGGTGCTGATTAAGCCTCCTAACCACTTGCTAATCACTCCAGATTGTCTTTCTTCTTCCATTCTTTCT is from Helianthus annuus cultivar XRQ/B chromosome 9, HanXRQr2.0-SUNRISE, whole genome shotgun sequence and encodes:
- the LOC110878709 gene encoding dehydrodolichyl diphosphate synthase 6 isoform X2, whose protein sequence is MEEERQSGVISKWLGGLISTMRRLLFTFMSSGPIPQHIAFIMDGNRRFAKKWKLDEGAGHKAGFLSLLSVLKYCYEVGVKYVTVYAFSLDNFNRRPDEVQYVMDIMYEKIQGFLKELDMVNRYGVRVLFIGDLNRLDEPVRLAAEKAMEATAKNTKTYLLVCVAYTSSHEIPRAIYEACQEKSLALASSGKNDDGIVNDDDDDVIKVVDLEKHMYMGVAPDPDILVRSSGETRLSNFLLWQSTNSLLYSPKALWPEMGFWQVVWGILKYQNKCYYLEKKKKQA
- the LOC110878709 gene encoding dehydrodolichyl diphosphate synthase 6 isoform X1, coding for MNANVQKNCRLQISIVWNVLEDNSPLNFITHVFFSLFLCVINNSLEFNSRNQVGYLPSTLKFQLTERMEEERQSGVISKWLGGLISTMRRLLFTFMSSGPIPQHIAFIMDGNRRFAKKWKLDEGAGHKAGFLSLLSVLKYCYEVGVKYVTVYAFSLDNFNRRPDEVQYVMDIMYEKIQGFLKELDMVNRYGVRVLFIGDLNRLDEPVRLAAEKAMEATAKNTKTYLLVCVAYTSSHEIPRAIYEACQEKSLALASSGKNDDGIVNDDDDDVIKVVDLEKHMYMGVAPDPDILVRSSGETRLSNFLLWQSTNSLLYSPKALWPEMGFWQVVWGILKYQNKCYYLEKKKKQA